The genomic DNA TGAGTCGATTGTAGTAACCAATACCCAGATTATTCTGGGTTGTTGCCCATTCCACCGGAAATGCAGTGCGGGTGCGAACTTTTAACGCTGCTTGGAAGCAGGTAATCGCTATTTCTACATTCTTTGCTCGCTCACCAAGAATTCGTTCATTGTACGCATTACCGAGGTTATTTTGGGTTTCTGCCCACAATTCGGGGAAAGCTGTCTGGGTACGGACTTGTAAAGCATTTTGATAGCAAGCGATCGCCTGTTCTAAGTTTTGGGTGCGATCGCCTGCGATCCGAATGCGGTAAACTGCACCCAGCATATTTTGAGTTGTTGCCCAAAACTCTGGAAATGCCTCATGGGTTAAGATTGGGGCGACAACCTCGCAGCCTGCGATCGCTATTTCCAAATTGATAGCGATGTTACCGTAGGGAAAACTACGAATTAGATTACTAAAATTAACAATCGCTACTGCAATGACTAACGCCTGTTCTGGTTGAACCACAGACCAAGTATTTGCTGACCAATAACGCAATATATTGACGAAAGCGTTATCTAACTTATTCAAATTTTTCTGTAACAGCGAGTAAACCCTTTCCAAATCGCTGCCGTCATCTGTGACAAGTAAGGCTGCTACTATGAAGTCAACATAGTCTTGGGGGTTAGGAGATACAGAAGTATTGTTACTTCCATCCTCTGCCGAATTTAGCTCACTCATCACTAACCAATTGCACAAAATGCTGCCCAATAAAAAGGTGAATGGAACGGTTGCTCGTCATCTGGCATATTATGAAACCGACGGCGTAGCTGATTCCTGAGTGTCGGATTTGAATTTAACTGATATTCTGTAATCCACTCCTCTAACTGTATTTTAGTTGCATCCCGCAGCCAAAGTTGGGCTTGATTGAGAGCAATAGATACTGATTGGGGACTTGTTGATTGTGAATTTATGAGATTTTCATAGAACCTAATCATCAGTAAAGCAGTCGAAAGGTCATTCACCAACCAAAGACTACTTACTACTGTTTTGACCCCTGAAATCAGGAAGCCACTAGGTAGCCCTACATAATCATCCGTAACTTTATTTATATCTGTCAAGCCACTTTCACAAGCAGAGAGCGTTACCAAAAAGCAATCTCGCATAGTACAACTAGTAATATCAGCTAGAGTGATGCGTTGTCTATTAGCCAAGACTAGAGATGATTCCAATGGATTTATATGGTTAGCATTCAAAATCGAATTTACTTGGCTGCTGGAAGAGTTGAGCAAGGAGTTAATTAAAGTTAAATAGGCTTTTTTTTTGGTGTTCTTCATCCATTACTGACCTATAGCGCAAAACCCTGCCCAGTGAAAAGGTTCCCGAAAAGACTGGGCATCATCCGGTAAATTATGAAAACGACGACGTAGATTTATATTAACAGTCGCACTCAGTGGTAAATGTGATTTCCGGTATCTTTATGATAATTGCTTCCAGTAGCTTACGGTTATGTCTCCACCACTCTTTCTTGGTTCTGCCCATCAATATTTAGATGCGTTGCCCCGGCTTCAGCAAATTTAGCTGGAAATTCCTGAGAAGAGTTGGAATGTTTTAGAGTATTGACCATTAGATACCCATGCGTAGCAAGTAATTGGTGCTGTAGCATCCAAGCGATGTCCCAGAAAAAGAGCGAGATGAGCAGGCCCAGCAAAAAATAAATGGATTTCTTTACCACCTAGGGATACTAATGTATCAACAATTAATTTTTTAATGCTTCCAACGGCATTGTTGGCATGTTGTGGGGAAGTAATAGGCTGCTCTCCTCTAATGTGAAGCAGTGGCTCACCTGTGAGTCCATACTTCTCTAGATTGGCTTCCACTTCAGGAATAATATCTCGAAGAATACCTATGCTAACAACCAAACGGGTTCCTGTTCCGCCTATCATCTGATGAGCCAAAGGATAAACGGGGGTTTCTTGAGTGGGATGAGCATCTGTTGCCCATACCTCTTCACGGTATTCCATTTCAATTGCGTAGCCCCTAACAGCTGAGAAGACAGATCCTATTGCAAGACATGCTGCCAGACGACGATTGCCAGCAAGCCTGATTCGCTTAGTATTTCTATACTTTTCAATCCAGCTTCGAGTATCCTGTAGTTCAATGAGTAAGCGATTCCACTGTTGGGATGGGGCAATCGCACGAGTTTCACCACCAGAAAAAGGGGCCCAATCGAAACACAATCCATGATGCTCTGGGTTATTTTCAGAGGCAATGGCTGTGTAAATCAAGATGGGACTAAGGGCTGGTAGTTGATTGGGAGGAATTTTTTCCCGTAGTTTTGTCTCTAACTCTTTGCGGGTAATATTTTGATTCTTGCGCTGTCGTATAAATGTGCCTAAGTGATTATAAATATTATCAAAAGTTCTAAAAGATAAATCTTCATATTCACTCAGATTGTCAGCCAAAGACTGCTTAAAAAGAGCTTCGCCGTGAGATTTTGCAGTGTTCCAATCTGCCTCTACTATCACCTTTTCAAAAATGAACAAGGCATCTTGTTCTGTGCCTCCAATTTTTTTGACTAGGCTGGCATACTCTTTGAAAGAATTTCCTTTGACTGTAGAGTTTTCTTCATAAAAATCTTGAGGATTACGAACGCGGCGCAATCCATTTACCAAAGGCTCTAAGTCTCTGGAAACTCCTGCTGCTACAAGTATAAACTGCTGATAGGTGTTTGGACTACCAGCATCTACTTCTCGGAACCGTTTAATTTCATTTAAAAACTTAGATGGTTGGAGTGTATGGTCTTTAACTTCAAGAAACTCTATCGCAAACCCACGACTTGGTACAAAAAACTTTGCCTCTACATCTCCAATTCCTTCCCGGATCATAGCTGTGAAGCCATCCTGATCTAGCCAAGCAGGAATGCGAGCAAGCATGACTTGCTCCTGAAAGGAAAAGCCACCTTCAGCAATATCACCACCACGAGACTGTGGTTCTAGAAGTGAGGGAGTCAAATGTTCACTCTCTGTCATGCGGTTTGCTGCTCAGTCGGTTTTTCCAAAATAGAATACCCTTCAACGGGATTGGAACTCCAACTTTGGAGTTTTGAATCTGAGGCGTGTGATGATGGTCCGAGCCATTTTCCAGTATCTAGCCACAGTTCATAGTAATATAACCATAATGCAGTCCACGGGATGATAGTCTTTGCAAGCAGCATATCTTTCTGCCACGGTTTTTCTTTGGGGTAGTAGAGGCATAAAGTTCCGTCTTTCCAAACATGGGGAGGTCGTGATGCCAGAGTGGGAGATATGACATTAACGGTTGGGTAAGAGCTGAGTTTGTAGCGGATTGCTACTCGATATTTTGGGGAAAACTGACGGGGGTGAAGCGTGCCTCGCCATACAGCTACCCCATGCTCTCGCCTGTAAGCGAACCCAGGAAATCGGTGCAATATGTGCAGGTTTTGCAGCCCCAGGTTGATAGTGGGTTTCAGTTGAGAATATTCAGCCTTGGTCAATCCCATGAAACTTGGTTGCAATGGTTGAAGTGTATAAACCAGAAGCAGGTTGGCTGGGCAGAATTAAACCAGTAGAGCTGACGTAAGATTTGCCAGGTAAACCCGCTTTAGCCAATTGAGACGCAGCGGTTTCTACCTCTGATGGAAAATATTCTTCTCCAAAGATTTTTTGCCAGTATTTAATCGCCTTCTCCCGATCATCAGTCTCTAAAGCTTTATCTGCCCAATTTCGTCCCTCATTAATCCGTCTCATGAAAGTTTCAAAGTGGGTGCGGCTCCAGTTCCAAGAGATGTTATGACCAAGGATCGGATCAGGGAGGTTTGGGGTGGCAACATTGCTAGTATATAGCAGGTGATCGTATTGGCGGTAAATAGCATCCAAAAACTCGTAAAATAGGACTGCCAATGGCTGTGTCATGTCTAAAGTGTTCTTTTGGATATGATAAACTAGCAGAGCGCCAAGCCAGTAACTCTTGGGTTTGCGGCTTTTCATTTGGCAATCACGGAAGTGCTTCAGAAGCTTACCAAGTGGTTTAACTTTGTGGTCGTGTTTTTCCTGTAGCTCATTGAGTAAGTTGAGATACCCGATGGGGTGCGATGCAATCCACTTATTGAATCCTCGATCTGGAACGTAAAGCACACTCTCGAATCCATCTGGTGCAATGCAAGGAACAAAGTCTAGGTGGAAGTCTTTGCCTTTGAAGTAGACATGGACAGATCGGCGTGCCCGCTCTACCTCTATTTCCGTTTCTGCATATCCTTCAAAGCCCAAAGCTTTTGGCAAGCCATCAAGCAACTTTTTCATGTCTTGAATTAATCGTTTAGCCTCTGGTTCATTTGCCTTTGGATCACCAGGGACACGTATTAGGGTATCTACGTCTTTAACATCACCTACTGCCATTTTTTGGGCGTATGAGCCTGCAAGTCGAGAGTGAGGGTAGACAGTGGGAAAATCTTTACTTTTGGCGATGTACTCACGGACTAAGGGTGGCAAATCGCGTGCTGCATCAAGGCGTTCTTTAGGAGGTTGAATGTTCTTGAGCAGTTCTTCAAAGTGTGTAATCAACGGAAACATCTATATTTTTTACCTTTACTGAATTGGGTTATTCATAGCGCAGTGCTATGGTAATTTCTTTTCATATGCCACCACCATTAATATTTATCTTCCAGAAAAAACTCACTGGTATTACCTATAGTTCGTAACCAAATTCATCTGAATTTAGCGGATATTGACTTACAATAGGTTATTGTGTAGCACTTTATTACATTGTATTTTAATCATATTTGATTAAAAAGAACAATTGTACTTGTAGTAAAAACCGAACTAAAATTAGTAGTAATTTTACGGTTTATCGTTCAGTCTGGTGATTAACTCAAAGTAAGGGGAGCGATCGCTCCCCTCTCAATTCATGTACACTTCGTCATAGAGTTGTTGCTCCGTAAATAATTTATGCAATGGGAATATTGCTTACCCAGGAGTAAGTAAGAAGTGGATTTTTCTGCTAAACGAGACTATAAGGTTTATTTCTGTCCTGAATCAGTGCACCATTCAACAATTCCTTGACGCACCCAAAAGTGGCAGTGGCAATCATTAAGCTGTTTAATAGAAGGCTATGAGAAATTTGCATCTGTTGTTTTGACAAATCCACATATTCTGAATCTGGTTGGTACAGTTGTAATCAACGAACGCACATATAGCAGCAAATTGAGTTCTCCCGTGTCACTGTCTTCTCTTCTTG from Okeanomitos corallinicola TIOX110 includes the following:
- a CDS encoding CHAT domain-containing protein, whose translation is MKNTKKKAYLTLINSLLNSSSSQVNSILNANHINPLESSLVLANRQRITLADITSCTMRDCFLVTLSACESGLTDINKVTDDYVGLPSGFLISGVKTVVSSLWLVNDLSTALLMIRFYENLINSQSTSPQSVSIALNQAQLWLRDATKIQLEEWITEYQLNSNPTLRNQLRRRFHNMPDDEQPFHSPFYWAAFCAIG
- a CDS encoding SAVED domain-containing protein — protein: MTESEHLTPSLLEPQSRGGDIAEGGFSFQEQVMLARIPAWLDQDGFTAMIREGIGDVEAKFFVPSRGFAIEFLEVKDHTLQPSKFLNEIKRFREVDAGSPNTYQQFILVAAGVSRDLEPLVNGLRRVRNPQDFYEENSTVKGNSFKEYASLVKKIGGTEQDALFIFEKVIVEADWNTAKSHGEALFKQSLADNLSEYEDLSFRTFDNIYNHLGTFIRQRKNQNITRKELETKLREKIPPNQLPALSPILIYTAIASENNPEHHGLCFDWAPFSGGETRAIAPSQQWNRLLIELQDTRSWIEKYRNTKRIRLAGNRRLAACLAIGSVFSAVRGYAIEMEYREEVWATDAHPTQETPVYPLAHQMIGGTGTRLVVSIGILRDIIPEVEANLEKYGLTGEPLLHIRGEQPITSPQHANNAVGSIKKLIVDTLVSLGGKEIHLFFAGPAHLALFLGHRLDATAPITCYAWVSNGQYSKTFQLFSGISS
- a CDS encoding nucleotidyltransferase; amino-acid sequence: MFPLITHFEELLKNIQPPKERLDAARDLPPLVREYIAKSKDFPTVYPHSRLAGSYAQKMAVGDVKDVDTLIRVPGDPKANEPEAKRLIQDMKKLLDGLPKALGFEGYAETEIEVERARRSVHVYFKGKDFHLDFVPCIAPDGFESVLYVPDRGFNKWIASHPIGYLNLLNELQEKHDHKVKPLGKLLKHFRDCQMKSRKPKSYWLGALLVYHIQKNTLDMTQPLAVLFYEFLDAIYRQYDHLLYTSNVATPNLPDPILGHNISWNWSRTHFETFMRRINEGRNWADKALETDDREKAIKYWQKIFGEEYFPSEVETAASQLAKAGLPGKSYVSSTGLILPSQPASGLYTSTIATKFHGIDQG
- a CDS encoding DUF6527 family protein → MKQLNDCHCHFWVRQGIVEWCTDSGQK